One Dromiciops gliroides isolate mDroGli1 chromosome 3, mDroGli1.pri, whole genome shotgun sequence DNA segment encodes these proteins:
- the KLHL34 gene encoding kelch-like protein 34: protein MSYFLSYCKAHGGAILTHYQVLRDEGFLCDVTLEAEGSEFLAHRSLLACSSDYFKALFKSYTQESRAPVIHLKVPSATGLQRLLDFIYTAWLPLSMDTLEDTLEAASYLQVSEAVGLCSRYLVRHLGLENCCFVANLATRFGLADTLSAAESFIGRHMRALLDSGPEAAGLLELNPGSLKAVLGSPDVPYVAEARLLSLALSWLLRDPAAERLPHCCSLLERIRFGLVPAEVLRRVYSGSGLSLPPRVKGLIIQAISYHTAISRQPLMQSEQTSCRSPQTRILLVGGRRAKEAVTQGAEDVQVPRGEDRGDVGGAAGEPAEQEVQPEEVDEWELTQDVVSFDVYNHRWRSLTRLPAPLQGHCVCTIGNFLYVLGGESPTDSSASLSPTFPLEVTAQVHRYDSHFDVWAPMPAMQKARAHFWCGAVGNNLLAVGGVGTSGAALASVEIYDLVRDRWTAAQELPQPVYGHAGAVGACGTVYISGGKLGGRPEDGGLERGGSIRDVYAFSPQEKVWSKRAPMSIARFGHHMATLRGAVFAFLGRYELFSEIERYDPGADQWTRLRPLLYDRFCYGLAVVEETALLLGGLKWQDSRQVPTRNVVGYDLDLDCWEDIGCYMPQAWSGLKCAVLQLSEEEEEERVEKIKKVETQAEVH from the coding sequence ATGAGTTACTTTCTGTCCTACTGCAAAGCTCACGGAGGCGCCATCCTCACCCACTACCAGGTGCTGCGCGACGAGGGCTTCCTGTGCGACGTGACGCTGGAGGCTGAAGGCAGCGAGTTCCTGGCGCACAGGTCGCTCCTGGCGTGCTCCAGCGACTACTTTAAAGCTCTATTCAAGAGCTACACGCAGGAATCTCGGGCCCCTGTTATCCACCTGAAGGTGCCCTCGGCCACCGGCCTTCAGCGCCTCCTGGACTTCATCTATACTGCTTGGCTGCCCCTGTCCATGGACACGCTGGAAGACACGCTGGAGGCCGCCAGCTACCTACAGGTGAGCGAGGCCGTAGGCCTGTGCAGCCGCTACTTGGTGCGTCACCTGGGCCTGGAGAACTGTTGCTTCGTGGCCAACCTCGCCACTCGCTTTGGCCTGGCTGACACGCTGTCGGCGGCCGAAAGCTTTATTGGGCGCCACATGCGAGCGCTGCTGGACAGCGGCCCCGAGGCGGCGGGGCTTCTGGAGCTCAACCCAGGCTCGCTTAAGGCAGTGCTGGGCTCCCCCGACGTGCCATACGTGGCCGAGGCCCGGTTACTGAGCCTGGCCTTGAGTTGGTTGCTGCGGGATCCCGCAGCCGAACGCCTCCCGCACTGCTGCAGTCTTCTGGAACGCATACGCTTCGGCCTGGTGCCCGCTGAGGTGCTTCGTCGGGTCTATTCAGGATCGGGCCTCAGCCTTCCTCCCCGAGTGAAGGGTCTAATTATCCAGGCTATCAGCTACCACACAGCTATCTCGCGCCAGCCCCTGATGCAGAGCGAGCAGACAAGTTGCAGGAGCCCCCAGACCCGCATCTTACTGGTTGGGGGGCGTCGGGCCAAAGAGGCAGTGACTCAAGGTGCTGAAGATGTTCAAGTCCCTCGAGGAGAAGATAGAGGCGATGTCGGCGGAGCTGCAGGTGAACCGGCTGAACAGGAGGTGCAACCTGAGGAAGTGGATGAGTGGGAACTGACCCAAGATGTGGTCTCCTTCGATGTGTACAACCACCGCTGGCGCAGCCTCACTAGGCTCCCCGCCCCGTTGCAGGGACACTGCGTGTGCACTATAGGCAACTTCCTTTACGTGCTGGGAGGGGAGAGTCCCACAGACAGCTCCGCTTCTCTTTCTCCAACCTTCCCACTGGAGGTTACGGCCCAAGTGCACCGCTATGACTCTCATTTCGACGTGTGGGCTCCTATGCCTGCCATGCAAAAAGCCCGAGCCCACTTCTGGTGCGGTGCGGTGGGCAACAACCTCTTAGCTGTCGGCGGTGTGGGCACAAGCGGGGCCGCCCTGGCCTCAGTGGAGATATACGATTTGGTCCGAGACCGCTGGACAGCGGCCCAGGAGTTGCCACAGCCAGTGTATGGTCATGCCGGAGCGGTAGGGGCCTGTGGCACCGTGTATATATCCGGGGGAAAGCTCGGAGGGCGCCCGGAGGATGGGGGTTTGGAACGAGGTGGCAGCATCCGGGACGTGTACGCCTTCAGCCCACAGGAGAAGGTGTGGAGTAAGAGGGCACCGATGAGCATCGCCCGCTTTGGGCACCACATGGCCACGCTACGCGGTGCAGTGTTTGCTTTTCTGGGGCGCTACGAGCTCTTCTCCGAGATTGAGCGCTACGATCCCGGGGCAGATCAGTGGACGCGGTTACGGCCCCTGCTCTATGACCGCTTCTGCTATGGGCTGGCCGTGGTGGAGGAGACTGCACTCCTGCTAGGTGGATTAAAGTGGCAAGATTCCAGGCAAGTGCCCACCCGAAACGTGGTAGGGTACGATTTGGACCTCGACTGCTGGGAGGACATTGGCTGCTACATGCCCCAGGCTTGGAGCGGTCTGAAGTGCGCGGTATTGCAATTatcagaagaggaggaagaggaaagggttgaaaagataaagaaagtggaAACACAGGCTGAGGTGCATTAA